The window GTCGTCGAGCAGCTTTCTGGACTCTTCGTGTCAGCTTGGCATTCAGCTCTTCCTCTGTGTAGGTTTTCTAGtagaacaacaaataaaaacacgtGTCAAGAGAATTCTCACCCACATGCTCCTTATATGTGTACTTGGCTCCGTGGGGGCCCTGGCCCTTCAGAACAAAAACCTACCAGGAGAGGAGTGGGAAACTGATTTGATCTTCTATAAAGGTGAGGGACAACATGGACTAGCACAATGTACTCTATCTTGGAATATGATCTAAATCTTCACCACACATCTACAGGCTTCTCTGGGCCTTTAACATAAATCATTGTAGTATACAATGTGACATATACATCCACTCCACTGCAGCTTTCACGGCCATAAACCTTCTTACATTATTGTATACATCATGAAATCCTCTATAATAATAGGCGATACATTAGGAGAAAAAGCAGGGAtgtccccccctccccaacGACTGACTTTTGAGGACACAAAAAGCTGGCGTAAatcaagaggaaaagagaataGCACTGAAGGAAAATGTGTCAAGGTTTCTCCAGTAGCCAGCCTGGAGTAAAAAACTGTGCCGCAGTGACAGAGAGGCAGGTTAATATCAACAGCCCTTGATGTGAAGAGATGCAGAGGTATCATTGTGACCAGAAAGGAGAGCGCTACTGAAAAAAGTCATGTTTGAACAGAATGGATATCCAGCagcgagtgagtgagtgagtgggcgCTGCGGGCCAAATGTCGCATGCATCCACAGAGGACGGTTAGTTTGAGGCCAGACGCACACAACAGGGTGTTATGACAGTAAACCGGCACATGCGCACAGGGggctggggggtgggggtgggggtggggaggaGTGATGGGGGGGAGGGGTTATCGATGGGAATGTATGTAATACTACCTTTGTGGCGTACGATCTCTTGAACGCCAGTGCGTGAGGGACATAAACAGACTTGGgggaagacaaaacaaaaaagggaggAAACAAACATGATACAGATGATATGATTAAATGGGTTAATGATTATGTTAAATTGgtcaaaataatgaaaacattaaaaaaaaaaaaaagaaataataatctAGCTGAATGGTTGGAACAATCAAAACAGGCAATGTTAATATCCCACACCGAAAACAAATATCTGACAGGGTGCAGTGACATTTTATACATCTATATTAATAATCAGAAATTAttagtcaaacaaaacaattataaatGACATTGTAAGATAGCAGATTTTAAGAACAAGGATTTTAGATACTTGCCTTTCTACAAAGAGGTAAGACAAGTCGCTTATACCACAAACTAATGTCTACAATGATCTCTATCAGAATATATCGTACACTCACAGATCTGGACAACTATAAAACACCACAACGGTCACTGGAGACAAGTCTACACAACTCCTGTGTACTCTCGTTGAATTACATACGGCCTGGTAGGCATGACACGGCTTTAACCTCCCGTGACTGTAGCTGTATAAACCCTGAAGATATTCATGGCCGTGTCAGAATTCAGTCAGATCAATATTCATGAAGAAAAAGTGTCAACTTATTCTTCATgtataaaagacagaaaaacaaaatgggaGCGTGtcagagtttttaaaatgtgtttacaatgGTTAATGAATGCATGCCTCTGGCCCTGAACTCAACTGTATCTATCTAaaccaacagaaacacacacacacagaatgagcAGCAGTAGAGACAATCATTTTGAATTTCAACCataaacataatgaatgcaAATGGATTCAAATAAAAGAACTCATATTATAGAAAATGCGGGTTTTATGTGCTGAATATCTGCATAATCCTAATACGATTCATGCCACCAACATATTTAATCTTGTGTATGTGCAAATTCAGAGATTTTGCAATGTTGCGAACAgatcatcattaacatgtgCATCTAACGTGTAAGATTGTGGTGCTGAggattttgaaaaatgtgttttttagcatGAATTGGTTTCATGAGCTCATGCAACCAATTTGCTGTAATTACCATTAAAATATCATCTGCACAAATACCACTCAAAGCTACCTAAATATtcacaaaattatgtttatttgaaaTTCAAAATTATCTAACCCCCTGCTACAAAATACCTCCTTcttgtctttctccttttcttgaTCAACCTCTTTCTCCCGTTctctttctttatgtctctctttcaccctctttctttcctttaacTCCCTCCTTCTCTGCTTTTCCAGTTTCTCCTCCTTTATTGCCTCCTTCTGCATGCCTGATACTAGGTCAAAGATGTCCATATGTCTCTGGGAGTGGAAGAAattatttcaaagtgttttttaaaagaagcaaaaaaagaaatggatgCAATGGATGTGATGATGACACGTCCACAAAATTAACTGTCTGGAAAGCTCTAAATAGGCGTACCGTACTTACTTGTGCATTAGGCATTTTAAGTACGCTGTACAACAGATAATTCATTATGTTCTGCTTCATTAAGACAGCAATGTGAACCTTTCCAATGCCGCCCACTTGACTATCTTTGATGCTCACTTCCAGTTTTCACACTGGAAAAGCATGAAGGCTGATTATGATGAAATTGCCAACGACAATCTATTTTGAAGAGCACTTTTAGAATCATGCTTCATTTTATGCTTTATGCCTAGGTTAAATAGTTATTCAGGAGCTATAGGAGTTTCAAAAGATGGCGAGTCAAATCATCATCTAGATGGATGATTCAAACTCAAATCTCctgtcaaaaatgtgttcagtCAATTCGGTTTAAATACCTTTTGTCAAAAATGTGATGTCTCTACTTGCATCTGTTGTTACTCACATCTGCCTTTGACTTCTGGGAGGATCTCTCCAGAATGTCGTCACATGACAGGTCTGAATCCTCGGAAAAGCTCAAGTTTCTGCGTGATTTCAAGTCTGTAACATAAAACAAGCAAAGGGATTAGTTTGCAGACCATTTTGCAGAAAGTGAAGCATAATACCATGTtcgaaaaacacatttcaatcacCTGATGACTTTCCAAGAGGTGATGTTCTCTTCTTCCCAGAGTCCTGCGTGGTGGAGCTGGAGGATGGCGTGCTTGGACATGATTTGTcatccttcttctttttgtccttCTTGTAGCCTGAGAAGACAGCCTTCCACAGTGACTTGTGTTTGGGCGGTGTCTCATCTGTGCCAGAGAGCTTGCTGCTGTCATTCTTggcttttttctccttcttatTTTTGCGAGGTGAGAAGAGGGAGCTTCGTTTCTTGCTCTTAGTCGAGGAGGAGCCGTCAGATGAAGCCACAGAGCTGTCCAGACTCTTGTTGCTGCTGAAGAAACGCTCGGGTAGAACCTCTGCCTTCTTTGACTCCAGAGCTTTCACAGCTGATGTCTTCGGAGATCCGGCTGACTTTTTCGTTTTTCCAGCAACATCTGGGGTTACACTCCAGGCCACTTTAGGTGAGGCACCCTTGTCTATATCagattctttcattttatttagctGCTTGGCCATGGCATCCTTCAGAGCCTGGCTCTTGATGGACTTTTCTCTGGCCCTGATTCTCTCCTCAGCGATCTCTTTGGCCTCTTGAGAGAACTGAGTCGCCCTCTGGGTCTTAGGGGTCGGGTTGACAGGAATATTGGGTTTACCGTTCTCCATTGCTAAGGCCAGATGCAGAGGAGGTCTCTCCCTGCTGGGCTTGCTGGTGGGTGGAGTGTAGAACTTGTTCATGCTCGTTTCAGGCGTCCGCTCATCGTACGTCTCCTCCACGTCATCAGCAAACGGAATCTCCTCCACCGTCTCCACAAACGACTTCCTCGCCTCCTCCGGCCGCGGCttcttcttttccctcatgacaACCACAGGAGTTGTTTCTATATCTGGTTGTGGTGACGAGACTTTCCTGGGTGCAGGCTTGGGCACAGACACGGGGCTCAGCTGCGTCCTCGGTGCAGGAACCGGAGTCTTAATTTTTGCTGGCTCTTTGGCACGCTCACACGGAGGTTTATCTGTTCCGTTGCTCCAGGACACCTGGTGTCTCTGCTGCCTGAGCACGGCTGGAGACTGATTAGCAGGCACAGGTGGCGGTGGACTGGAGGGTGGGGTGAGCATGGTGGAGTCAGACGTGTTATAGCTGTCACTGTTTGCCGTCTGGCTCGTGGCCATGCTCCCATTCAACCCCAAGCCAGAGCTGCTGCTGAGGTCCCTCTTATCAGAGCCATTACTCTTGAGCTCGGGAGGAGCAATGGGAGTAATGACCTGACCCTCAAGAGTGATGTTGAGTCTACGAATGACAGCGCGGCCAGTAAATGCAGGCTTCTGCTCCTCAGAAACATCCGGAGGTTGAGTCTTGGCAGGGGTGGATTCCTGTGTTGGAGCCTTATCAACACTTTTCTCTAAGATTTTACTGCTGCGGTCCAGAGGAGTGAGACCGAGGCTCTTTCTGATCTCGGCACTCTTTAACCAAAATTCCTCAATGATATCAGTCTTTTTAGATGGAGTTTCATCTGTTGAGGAGTCTTCAGACTTTGAGGATTCAGATGCGGCCTTCTCTGTTTTGGCCATGGGTGTGGAAGTGACAGCGGGGACAGGTTGAGTTCTGACAGGCGAATCAGAGGTGAGGGGTGATGAGGGTTCACGGCAGGTTAAAGGCTGGGCACAGATTGGGGAGAGGGGGTTGCCTGTGAGAGGGCAAATTGAGCGATGAGGGTAGACTGGAGATTTAGGTGTGCATGTCTCTGGTAAGGGGGTGGGCTGGGAGCAGATTGGGGAGTCAACTGGTGACTTGACAGGGGATCTGACAGGTGACTCGATGGCTGGCTTGACTGGAGAGATGATGGGTGATTCGGCGGGTGACCTGGGGGGAGATGaggcaggagcagcagcaagagTGGGAGAAGGGACAGAAGAAGGATTGTGGACAGGAGCAGGTGAAGGGCACACTGGGCTCTTGGCGACTGGAGACGGAGTTGTTCGCTCAAGTGTCATTTCCTCAGGAATGAAAGGTTCTGGGAAAAAGCGAGTGCCCGGAGACTTCACCAGGCAGGGAGGAGATATCGGAGTTATCTgagggaaaaaacagaagatCAGGATTtagtcaaaatgaacattgCATACCCTCAACTTGATAACCATGAAGTTATCTCACCTGTGTTTCAGGTTGGGGAGATGGTTTAAGTGGGGAAAGGACAACATCCTCTTCTTTCTGCACCCGGCTGGTGCTGGATGGTTCtgaatgaacaaacaacaaaaatgttttttagtaatgtaaaaaaaatatatctgagTGATCCATTTGAAGATGATTAGTGACATGTACCAATACTTGAAGCCATTCCCAGACTTTCAGATTTTTTGTCTTCCTCAGGAGGCGCTTCAGTGAGCCCTGGCTGGTGCAAACGAGCCTCAGCTTCTGCATCTGAGGGGATGTCATCTGGAATTGAAACATAGcattataaaatactgtaccGTTACACAGCTTTACAACTGTAATTATCTCCAAACTTTTATTGTAATGGAGCATAGCTCTATGTAAACAAAAAACTGTTATTTGGAATTGATGGTTTTATTATCATCTGTATTATTTTGGCTGCCTACCCTGATCCATCTCTGTACCAGGCTCCATATCTGGACTGTCTGCTTCCGCTTCCAGGTCGTCATCCTCGCAGGGTTCTGGCGTGACAAAGAAATGGCAAGAAATTATCTAACTGAGTAACACATTCTCTCTTCAGTCAATAACATAGTGAGAACTTTTTCCAACTTCCTAATAACCTAACCTTAACTGAAATTTTCTCACAAATTCTAGTTGCTAGCttacttttcaaaaaaaaaagcaccggAGTTCAAAGATTTCTTAATGAAAAAATCTATCAAGACCAATTTAAAAGAGTGGAGCGCAGTTATAGAAAGAAATTTAAGgttaaaaaaggatgaaaaggCTTCAAAaccaaaatccttttttttttgtaaggaCAGCTTTAAGGAAGGTTTTTCTGGCAAGGAAACCATTAGTTCTGCatacaaatgaaataatatgCAGTAGGTCTGTTAATAAATATGAACAAAGGATGGGTACAGAGTAGCATTTGTGGACAGATACATGCAGCTATTCATTTTAGGATTATCAAGCAAAAGCAGAACCGATCCTCAAGTAAACAAAATTTTGTGGGAGAGACTATTGTTCCAACAAAACTGACACAGGGAAATAACCCACATAGTTAATACATGCAATTTGGAAATAATAGCATAACCATTACTATAATTTCTGCTAAATGCACTGAATATGCCTTTGTTCAGGTGGGTGCACAAGCACGTACCGAAAGAATATCCACTTCTAATGGGTCGGAGCACAAGGAGATCATATTAAGCTTTTAACCCAGAACACAAGTGCTGCCCATAAACCCAAATGTATATGTAGAACTCTCATTTGATTCATTCAAGCTTTTAAACAGTTGATCAAGTACCTCAACAGCATCATTCTCTGAACTTTGTGCTAGTATAAGTGCCAGTAAGGGGTTAGTCCTAAAATATACCAACAGTAACAGCTTCCAAGTGCAATACTTCACACATTACCCATCAGGGCAAGAAACACCATGATGTTAAGTGTTTTCAAGCCTTGATAGCTTATCTGTCTCTGGAATATGTTACATTACAGGACAATACACCAAGCaagtaaagagaaaatacattgtTTGGAAGTTGAAAGGGTAGGATGAGAGGTTGGGTTGTGAAAGGTGAAATACAGGTGTTGATCTGACCCCAAGAGAGCAGAACTCTCGAGAGTGACAGCCTTACAGCATGCATGCTTGTGAGTCTACCGGTCTTTGCATGTGTTCGTGCATGCTCCAGGAAAAGGCCAGCCAACAGACAGATAGAATATGAGTCTAAGACGGGATGTTGTGAGATCCCTTTTTTAAGTCTGTGCTACCTCCAGACATTGACTCCAACCAGACTCGCACAGCCTCGTGTCGGGCGGATGTGTGGGCAGGGGCTACATTCAAACCAGAAGATACAGAACAACGAGGGATAGATGGCAGGGGAAATAACAGTAAAGTAATTAGACACATGGGAAAGAACATAGCAGAACACAAAAGAACAAAGcaggacaaaaaaatcaaaagaattGACAAGGGGGGGGTTATATGGTGCACTGGGATGCGTTTGAAGAACTTAATGTTCACCCCAGAGGACCAACAGCGACtgtaaacaacaaattaaaagatTGAATACAAAATTAGACATTCCGAGAAAAAAAGCAATGtgacaaaaatgtacaaaatcagAGATGATTATACACAACAGGTGGGTTAGTTGGGGGAGGTGGCTCCTCCTGTCCCAGACGCAGACATAcaaacagaacagcagcagccacaCTGGTGCAATGAGACACTCTGATCCTTAACCCCGTGACGGCCTACAGCCTGGGACTCGCCAAGCAAAGCCTTCCCAGAGTTCAGCTCCTCAGGGTGGGTTACCTGTGGAGGAGGGCTGCGTGAGCTCAGAGGGTTGGGAGAGTTGGGAGCCTGAGGCTGGCTGGCCATCCTTGTCTGTCTCAGAGTCCAGGTGTGTTCTCACCAACCCTGGAATGGCCTGGGGATCCACAGGCTGCAGGACTTGCTGAATCTGTAGGTTCCTGGCTAAATgagggtgtcagcgtatgatgcagcgttgtgtttttttggggtgTGGTGAAGTTGTGTGAaccaagagagcagagagagagagataaagaggaagTAGGATAGTTGTGCAGGGAAGGTAGAGAAACacacaagaggaagaagagagaagggaAAAGACAGGACAAATATGAAGGAgagaaggcagagagacagTTAGAATATAGTGGCAATGAAAAATCATCAGAGAGGAGTAGAGGGAGGCTGCATGCACtagactgcaaaaaaaaaaatcaaaccaaaagaGTGAGCTTCAAagatataaagataaaaaaaataaaaatccatttcTTCAACAGAAAAAGTCTGCCGATCAATACCAAACCATACTGCAGCACCTAGGGGGGAAACAAAAAATCTCTGGTATCTATCAGATTAGTATTTCAAAGCcatacacaaaaacagatgTGTTAAACAGCAGGTTAAAAATGGGATTCATAATTCTAAGAAAGGCACCACTATGAACACAAAACTGCAACCgacaaaccaaaaaacaaaaagataccAAAAATAGAAAGCCACGCTAATTGGAGAAATCCTTGAAAAAAGAAACCCAAACCAGCAAGGATTATATATATCACGCTCAAAACACATCCACAGGCAGTTCTGCTGCTACCTTTAAATGTACCAACATCCTCTTCATCTGTTAGGTACTTCTCTAGCCAAAGGCCTGACTGGAGCTCCCTGTCCCAGGGGCAGTAATCCCCCTCTGCCAGCAGGGGGAGACAGAGGcccaacaaaaaaatatatacatacacatacacgcatacacgcacccacacaaacacagttcaCATGGGGAGGAAGAAATGAAGAGGAGAaggtggagaaggagggaagaagcAACAATGTTTGAGACAGACACTACACGTGGAACAGAATTCAATAAAAAGTAGGTGGAGTTCTGCATTGTGTCAGACAGGgtgtaaacatacaaaaacatacacaaaaggAAACGGACTACTTTTCCAGTCTTCACAGGAAGCACTCTGTAAATCGCACCAAGagtgtaaaaaacaaaatttaccATCGCtcgactcctcctcctcctcctcctcatcctcctcctcctcgtcctcttcctcctcttcttcctcctcctctacttcTCCGTCCCTGCTGACCGCGTCGGCCACAGCCTCGCCCTCTGCTTCGTCGCCCCTCAGTTTGGCGTGGAGCTCTACCGCCTCCTTCCAGGGAACACCGCCGAGGTCTGAGGGGCTGAGAGGTTGCTGCTCCTGCTCCGCCTCCGCCTCCTCCTGATCCTGATCCTCCtgctcgtcctcctcctccatgtctGACTCTGAGCTACTGTTGGAAAACAGAAGAGGAGTCCAAGATGTGTTAGATTAAGTGGGAGGGAACACAAGTGTTTGCAAACGACAGGCCATGTCACTGACAGAATTCACATCGACTCTAACTTCCTCTAACATTTTCTGTAGGTGCTGAATTTGAATATCTACATGTTCTCCTGCAAGCTTTTGACATCCAGTGTTGAAGAATCAACAGAATGTTAaaccacaaaagaaaaaacagaacaactaacaaaataaaaaaagaacagcacaagaaactgatttaaaaaaggaTCAATTCCAATAATCCACATCATGGTTTCAGCACACTACAAatactaaaaatgtttttcaatcCTGACAAAGAGCGTATGCTGTTGTTCTGCTCTTACCTGGAACCCAGGTCAGCATCTGTGGCCTTGTCCAGCACGCTGCTGAGGTTGTGTTCCGCCAGCGTCTCCTCCGgcacctcctccagctcctcctccctctgcatCGACAGGCGGTAGTTCTCCAGCTCGATGCGCTCAGGAGTTCCCCGCAGTCGTTTAGCTAGGCTCGGCTCCTGCAGCCCGTTGACCTCCGGCGCTGTGGTTGACGGTGGAGCGCGAGGTGGGGACCCCCCAGGTGAAACGACGACATCAGACCGGGATGGAGGTAAGGAAGCAGAGCACCGAAGTTGGAGGGAAAGAGAGCACAGAAAATACAACTGAGAATCAGGTAGATgcacagcagagaggagaggagcagagaggaacATAACCCTCTGCAGGACTGGCTGAGGGCATAGGCGTGATTAGGCTTCTAACTATATTTGGCTCTGTGTAAGTAAACTGAACTATAACATGCCTACTGTGTATAAAAAGTACTATTATGGATACAAATTAATTCTGACAATGTCTGTGTGTCAGCATCAGTCTAATAGCATCAAATCCATCACACATCCAACAGTAAAACTAGAGTATTTCCACAGATTTTTTGtacaattatattattattattcccatTTTAATCCCACTATACAAAAGCAAACTTGTATTTTAAAGGACAAACTGACAAGAACACACCGATTTAAGCTCTATAACTGAATTTATTGCATTAGATTATATTCCTACAGCAAATAGtatcaacaaacacaaataagtTTAACACTCTAAGACAGTTTTATTATTCTACAGTTATAGGTACAAGGTTGGTGCCTTGCCTTTTTCCCATCCTGAGAAGCAAAtcttaaaactgtatttttctttctgaaaattGTCTTTCAGGGTTTTGGGGAATGTGAGTGGAATGGATCAAAATAGTAATTTACTCATTATACTAcatctgtcatctctccactcaCTTTAAGCGGaaataaaattgccccccatgACCGATGACCCCCATGTAAATCCCACTAAAAAAAGGATATGTGTGACAGTGAATGTGTGATATTTGATACtgtagcttttttttgtttttagtagATGAGGAATTTGGTCAAACAGCTGCAATTgatcctttctctctccttaaCAAGGCAACATGCCTGAAAATGTAAGATAGCTAAAACTACCCAGTCCTTTCAAATTTTATGCTTCATCTTTCCACACAAATGAACCctgaaattaaaagtgaaaacgACTTATACTGCCATTTCCACAGAGAGCACTATATTGATACTTATCATTTACCATGTCATTAGTCATAAACGATAATGAATGAACGGCACACAGTAATAACTTAGTCAGATTTCTCctaaaattacttaaaataCTTGAGAAtatcagctgaaaatagtcattttgaataaataattaattttgaaCGCTGAATAAAGTCTGATATGATCAAGAAAATATGATGTAGGTTTTTCCACACCTGTAGAGATATTGTGACACACGTCACATTTATTTCTTATATCGCCTAGTACGGAATATAATTATCAAAGCTTGTCATAGAATTCATGTTAGATATGTTTAGTATTACTAGAGTATTTGTAATTAACTACTCTCATGTTATAATACTACACTTGCCACACAATGCAGCAGGCCTACACTTTACTTATTAAATCCTCATGtttacttttctctctgtctattcTGTTCACCTCTTTCTGGTCTTATTGAAAATATTGAACTATAATACGCAACGCAAATAATGCTGCAAAGatgcatacagtatactgaGCAAACACAAGTGGGTCTTAACAGCAGTCTGACTGGGGTGAGAGGTTGAGGGATGCAGGAGGACAGGGCAGCCAAGAAGGTCGGACAGAGgagtgggagaaaaaaaaaaaaatcacaggagAACCAATCACAGGCACTAATTCAAGCACTAGTAGAGCTCTCAGTTTTAAGCTGCTCTGATAGGAGGGGGAAAGGTAAAGctcacaaaaaacactgatacAGGCACTTTCATCACAGTATGGTGAGTTTCAGTGAGAGAGATACTGTAGGTGCAAAACAGCTTACAGATAGGAGAGAAACACATCACAAAGCAGGCTCTAAAAGAAACACATCACACAGGAGAGGAGGTAGAGCTTAAAGAGAGCAGTCACAGGCCACTAGAGGTTACAATCACAAAAGAATTAAGCTTGGCTCTTCATTAAAACAATGGCAGGCAAAAATCATGTTTAGGTAAATAATTCACTTA is drawn from Thunnus thynnus chromosome 5, fThuThy2.1, whole genome shotgun sequence and contains these coding sequences:
- the mical3a gene encoding protein-methionine sulfoxide oxidase mical3a isoform X25, whose protein sequence is MGDGGAGATGGDRVNRSHVLFDNFVQASTCKGTLKAFQELCDHLEVKPTEYRVFYHKLKSKLNYWKAKALWAKLDKRASHKEYKKGRACVNSKCLIIGAGPCGLRTAIELAFLGAKVVLLEKRDAFSRNNVLHLWPFTIQDLRGLGAKKFYGKFCAGAIDHISIRQLQLMLLKVALLLGIEIHVNVEFKGLIEPPEDQETERIGWRAEVHPKTHPVSELEFDVIIGADGRRNTLPGFRRKEFRGKLAIAITANFINRNTTAEAKVEEISGVAFIFNQKFFQDLREATGIDLENIVYYKDDTHYFVMTAKKQSLLEKGVILHDYADTEMLLSRANVDQVALLSYAREAADFSTNHQLPTLDFAINHYGQPDVAMFDFTCMYASENAAMVRQRNGHKLLVALVGDSLLEPFWPMGTGIARGFLAAMDSGWMVKSWAQGKTPLEVLAERESIYRLLPQTTPENVSKNFSHYSVDPTTRYPNISLNFLKPSQVRHLVDTGESREMRIEIENVINSSTPKLARNDNYLLDKQSQESIARSSKLLNWCQRQTEGYRNVNVRDLTMSWKSGLALCALIHRYRPDLIDFDSLDERDQEKNNQLSFDVAEREFGISPCMTGKEMSSVVEPDKLSMVMYLSQFYEMFKDTVPPGDNHNLSPEEKAALISSTKSPISFLSKLGQSIAISRKRNPKDKKEKDVDGLGKRRKTSQSEDEEVSKTGRDDRPSVPPVLSERKMDSAAAGNNNKVKVMATQLLAKFEENAPAQHTGLKRQGSLRKEFPVNIGGSDVCFFCRKRVYVMERLSAEGKFFHRSCFKCDYCGTTLRLSSYAFDVEDGKFYCKPHYCYRLSGYAQRKRPAPSPAPITAKENQAPQTPVATVDAPGRAMAVAAPSAELQPSAPEVNGLQEPSLAKRLRGTPERIELENYRLSMQREEELEEVPEETLAEHNLSSVLDKATDADLGSSSSESDMEEEDEQEDQDQEEAEAEQEQQPLSPSDLGGVPWKEAVELHAKLRGDEAEGEAVADAVSRDGEVEEEEEEEEEDEEEEDEEEEEEESSDEGDYCPWDRELQSGLWLEKYLTDEEDVGTFKARNLQIQQVLQPVDPQAIPGLVRTHLDSETDKDGQPASGSQLSQPSELTQPSSTAPAHTSARHEAVRVWLESMSGEPCEDDDLEAEADSPDMEPGTEMDQDDIPSDAEAEARLHQPGLTEAPPEEDKKSESLGMASSIEPSSTSRVQKEEDVVLSPLKPSPQPETQITPISPPCLVKSPGTRFFPEPFIPEEMTLERTTPSPVAKSPVCPSPAPVHNPSSVPSPTLAAAPASSPPRSPAESPIISPVKPAIESPVRSPVKSPVDSPICSQPTPLPETCTPKSPVYPHRSICPLTGNPLSPICAQPLTCREPSSPLTSDSPVRTQPVPAVTSTPMAKTEKAASESSKSEDSSTDETPSKKTDIIEEFWLKSAEIRKSLGLTPLDRSSKILEKSVDKAPTQESTPAKTQPPDVSEEQKPAFTGRAVIRRLNITLEGQVITPIAPPELKSNGSDKRDLSSSSGLGLNGSMATSQTANSDSYNTSDSTMLTPPSSPPPPVPANQSPAVLRQQRHQVSWSNGTDKPPCERAKEPAKIKTPVPAPRTQLSPVSVPKPAPRKVSSPQPDIETTPVVVMREKKKPRPEEARKSFVETVEEIPFADDVEETYDERTPETSMNKFYTPPTSKPSRERPPLHLALAMENGKPNIPVNPTPKTQRATQFSQEAKEIAEERIRAREKSIKSQALKDAMAKQLNKMKESDIDKGASPKVAWSVTPDVAGKTKKSAGSPKTSAVKALESKKAEVLPERFFSSNKSLDSSVASSDGSSSTKSKKRSSLFSPRKNKKEKKAKNDSSKLSGTDETPPKHKSLWKAVFSGYKKDKKKKDDKSCPSTPSSSSTTQDSGKKRTSPLGKSSDLKSRRNLSFSEDSDLSCDDILERSSQKSKADRHMDIFDLVSGMQKEAIKEEKLEKQRRRELKERKRVKERHKEREREKEVDQEKEKDKKESVYVPHALAFKRSYATKKTYTEEELNAKLTRRVQKAARRQAKQEELKRLHRAQIIQRQLEQVEEKQRQLEERGVAVEKALRGEADYWGDSNYSEILDLHLGVEPFVGMPRRRPLSLCPCCSPEGNVTSPPRLTVVAGYHGNRMGKKDDPKLMQEWFKLVQEKNALVRYESELMIFARELELEDRQSRLQQELRERMAVEDHLKTEKELAQEKQILNEMLEVVEQRDALVALLEEQRLREKEEDKDLEAVMLSKGFNLNWA